A single window of Carassius auratus strain Wakin chromosome 9, ASM336829v1, whole genome shotgun sequence DNA harbors:
- the LOC113109010 gene encoding uncharacterized protein LOC113109010: MAHQKVRWTSEMEDQLVDLWQHRECLYNVSCKDYHNRNDKERNWAEIAAALEIPVEEVKTRATTLRTQFSKLLKTKPSGTFEKPLTSKQRWLMKRLMFLRRHVTQRATESSLPQSIKDGLAAEMDPLNDPDDDDVSLMSDETSAEEPSVLQNDDDLSPPVPCTPTAKRLKKSKSADAIEMEKLKILQQMSTAFKAGRSKPTADSDGNFGAQVAEELRSIKNTLVKTRVKRKIMNDLYEAQENDAQASKLAPSFYPVPPSVHMPNTQPTLLHTYTTPQEPPHHMPLPIGTQLLPNQYQLQNNETHSYRRMLEDE; the protein is encoded by the exons ATGGCGCACCAGAAAGTCCGGTGGACGTCGGAGATGGAGGACCAACTTGTCGACCTGTGGCAACACAGGGAATGTTTGTACAACGTTTCGTGTAAAGATTATCACAACCGAAATGACAAGGAGAGGAACTGGGCAGAAATTGCTGCTGCACTTGAAATACCAG TTGAAGAAGTGAAGACGCGGGCCACAACTCTAAGAACTCAGTTCAGCAAGCTTCTCAAAACTAAACCCAGTGGGACTTTTGAAAAGCCACTAACAAGCAAACAACGATGGCTTATGAAGAGACTGATGTTTCTGAGGAGGCATGTCACCCAACGTGCCACTGAAAGCAGC ctgCCTCAATCAATTAAAGATGGCCTGGCTGCAGAGATGGACCCCTTGAATGATCCAGATGATGACGATGTCTCTCTAATGTCTGACGAAACATCTGCTGAGGAACCATCTGTTCTCCAGAATGATGACGACCTTTCCCCTCCTGTACCTTGTACACCTACTGCGAAGAGACTAAAGAAAAGCAAATCGGCTGATGCCATTGAAATGGAAAAATTGAAAATTTTACAGCAGATGTCAACTGCTTTTAAGGCTGGTAGAAGCAAACCTACTGCTGATAGTGACGGCAACTTTGGGGCACAAGTAGCTGAGGAGTTGAGGTCAATTAAAAACACTTTGGTAAAGACAAgagtaaagagaaaaataatgaatgatttATATGAGGCTCAGGAGAATGATGCACAGGCATCTAAGCTTGCACCTAGTTTTTACCCTGTACCACCCTCTGTACATATGCCCAACACACAACCAACCCTTCTACACACATATACAACTCCACAAGAACCACCGCACCACATGCCTCTACCCATAGGTACACAACTGCTGCCAAATCAGTACCAGCTTCAAAATAATGAGACGCATAGCTACAGGAGAATGCTAGAAGACGAGTGA